One segment of Triticum aestivum cultivar Chinese Spring chromosome 2A, IWGSC CS RefSeq v2.1, whole genome shotgun sequence DNA contains the following:
- the LOC123185027 gene encoding protein PELPK1, whose translation MLQKNNMASLVFLVALLLSCSSMSSAARYLKEAVPKKEYPPRPIVPELPKPQLAPHPAMPELPKPELPHPLVPEVPHPVVPETPKEPEVPHPVVPEVPKHELPPHPVMPELPEPELPHPAVPEVPKEPEVPHPVVPEVPKEHELPHPIVPEVPKEPEVPHPVVPEVTKEPKAPHPVMPEVPKEHELPHPAMQELPKPGMPHHAVPEVPKEPHVSHPEVPKEPELPHLAVPEVPKHEMPPFPKAELPPKPEFHFPDPEAKP comes from the coding sequence ATGCTGCAAAAGAACAACATGGCCTCCCTTGTCTTCCTCGTGGCGCTGCTGCTCTCATGCAGCTCCATGAGCAGCGCAGCACGGTACCTCAAGGAGGCCGTGCCCAAGAAGGAGTATCCACCACGTCCGATCGTCCCGGAGCTGCCAAAGCCCCAACTCGCGCCACACCCTGCCATGCCCGAGCTACCGAAGCCTGAACTACCTCACCCTCTCGTGCCCGAAGTGCCACACCCCGTGGTGCCGGAGACGCCAAAGGAGCCTGAAGTGCCACACCCCGTAGTGCCGGAGGTGCCAAAGCACGAGCTGCCGCCACACCCTGTTATGCCCGAgctcccggagcccgaactaccgCATCCGGCTGTGCCCGAGGTGCCAAAGGAGCCCGAAGTGCCACACCCTGTCGTACCGGAGGTGCCAAAGGAACACGAACTGCCGCACCCTATCGTGCCGGAGGTGCCAAAGGAGCCAGAAGTGCCACACCCCGTCGTGCCAGAGGTGACAAAGGAACCAAAAGCGCCACACCCTGTCATGCCAGAGGTACCAAAGGAGCACGAGTTGCCGcaccctgccatgcaagagttgcCGAAGCCTGGAATGCCACACCATGCCGTGCCAGAGGTGCCAAAGGAGCCCCATGTGTCGCACCCTGAGGTGCCGAAAGAGCCCGAGTTACCGCACCTTGCTGTGCCAGAGGTCCCGAAGCACGAAATGCCACCGTTCCCCAAAGCTGAGCTGCCCCCAAAGCCTGAATTCCACTTTCCGGATCCTGAGGCCAAGCCATGA